A stretch of Myceligenerans xiligouense DNA encodes these proteins:
- a CDS encoding bifunctional 2-methylcitrate synthase/citrate synthase, with product MTETPTSEIRKGLAGVVADHSAISKVNPETNSLLYRGYPVQDLAARASFEEVAYLLWHGDLPTSDQLEEQTKAERAARALPENVKAAILELPAGCHPMDVCRTAVSQLGAHDPQAEDSSPEAELAKALRLWAVMPAVVALDQRRRRGQEIVPPRDDLGYSANFLWMTFGEEAEPAVVKAFEASMVLYAEHSFNASTFTARVITSTLSDLHSAVTGAIGALKGPLHGGANEAVQETFEEIGTADKAVAWLDEALASKRKIMGFGHRVYKKGDSRVPTMRAVLGDLVEHYGETEVLDLYDTLEQAMGERKGIKPNLDYPAGPAYHLMGFDTNIFTPLFVASRITGWTAHIMEQRASNALIRPVCEYNGPDERQVP from the coding sequence ATGACCGAAACCCCCACCAGCGAGATCCGCAAGGGCCTGGCCGGCGTGGTCGCCGACCACAGCGCGATCTCCAAGGTCAACCCCGAGACCAACTCGCTGCTCTACCGCGGGTACCCCGTCCAGGACCTGGCGGCACGCGCGAGCTTCGAGGAGGTCGCGTACCTGCTCTGGCACGGCGACCTGCCGACGTCGGACCAGCTCGAGGAGCAGACGAAGGCGGAGCGCGCGGCCCGCGCCCTGCCCGAGAACGTCAAGGCGGCGATCCTGGAGCTGCCGGCCGGGTGTCATCCGATGGATGTGTGCCGTACCGCGGTGTCGCAGCTCGGCGCGCACGACCCGCAGGCCGAGGACTCCTCCCCCGAGGCGGAGCTCGCCAAGGCGCTGCGGCTCTGGGCGGTCATGCCGGCCGTCGTGGCGCTGGACCAGCGCCGCCGCCGGGGTCAGGAGATCGTGCCGCCGCGCGACGACCTGGGCTACTCGGCGAACTTTCTGTGGATGACGTTCGGTGAGGAGGCCGAACCGGCCGTCGTGAAGGCGTTCGAGGCGTCGATGGTGCTGTACGCGGAGCACTCGTTCAACGCGTCGACGTTCACGGCGCGCGTCATCACCTCCACGCTGTCCGACCTGCACTCGGCCGTGACCGGCGCGATCGGCGCGCTGAAGGGCCCGCTGCACGGCGGCGCGAACGAGGCGGTGCAGGAGACCTTCGAGGAGATCGGCACGGCCGACAAGGCCGTGGCATGGCTCGACGAGGCCCTGGCGTCGAAGCGGAAGATCATGGGCTTCGGCCATCGCGTGTACAAGAAGGGCGACTCCCGCGTCCCGACCATGCGCGCCGTGCTCGGCGACCTGGTGGAGCACTACGGAGAGACCGAGGTGCTCGACCTGTACGACACGCTCGAGCAGGCGATGGGCGAGCGCAAGGGCATCAAGCCGAACCTGGACTATCCGGCCGGCCCGGCGTACCACCTGATGGGCTTCGACACGAACATCTTCACGCCGCTGTTCGTGGCGTCGCGCATCACGGGCTGGACCGCGCACATCATGGAGCAGCGTGCCTCGAACGCCCTGATCCGTCCGGTGTGCGAGTACAACGGACCGGACGAGCGGCAGGTCCCCTGA